The genomic region ACCACCGCACCATCCCGCACGAGCTGGGCTGGATCGGCTCGGCGGTGCACCTCCAGAAGGGCTGCTACCGGGGCCAGGAGACGGTCGCCCGGGTGCAGAACCTGGGCAAGCCGCCGCGCCGGCTGGTCTTCCTGCACCTGGACGGCAGCGAGGTCCACCTGCCGGTGGCCGGCACCGAGGTCCGGCTCGCGGACGACGGCCCCGACGGTCGGAAGATCGGCTTCATCACGACCTCCGTACGCCACCACGAGCTGGGGCCGGTCGCCCTCGCCCTGGTGAAGCGGAACGTGGCCGTGGACGCGCCGCTGGTGGCCGGGGACACCGCCGCCGCCCAGGAAGTCGTCGTCGCGCCGTAAAGCTTGTAGACCTTTCGGGTCAGATTTCGATCAGCACGGTGAACGGGCCGTCGTTCGTCAGTGATACGCGCATCGCCGCCCCGAAGCGGCCCGTGGCCACCGTCGCGCCCAGCGAGCGCAGCTGGGCGACCACCTCGTCGACCAGCGGCTCGGCGACATCGCCGGGGGCGGCGGCGTTCCAGGTGGGGCGGCGGCCCTTGCGGGCATCGCCGTACAGGGTGAACTGGCTGATCACCAGGAGCGGGGCGTCGATGTCGCTGCACGACTTCTCGTCGTGCAGCATGCGGACCGACCAGAGCTTGCGGGCCAGCTGGGCCGCCTTCTCCTTGGTGTCCTCGTGCGTGACGCCGACGAGGACGCACAGCCCCTCGCCCTCGATCGCCCCCACGGTCTCGCCGTCCACGACGACGCTCGCGCCGTCCACCCTCTGCACCACTGCTCGCATACGTCCATCATGCAGGGCGGTGAACATGAGACCGCGGGTGGTTCGCACATGGCCCGAAAGGGTGGTTTGCTCAGGGCGCCAACGGGCCGCGCACGGCCGTATTTTGCTGCTTAACCGCCCATCTGGGGTCTATCGGGGGCACTCGTTCCCATAGCGGCCACTTGGGGTGGCACGATGCTTTCACACACCGGTCGAGGGGACGGTTGAGGCACATGAGCACATCCAGTACCGGACATCCGCTGGGGGCTGTCTGGTCGAGCCACACGGGGACCGGGGCACCGGAGTACCACCGGCCGCCCACACAGCGCACCGACAGCCCGCCGCTGCCCTCGGACGCTCCCGAACACGACCTGGTCGCGCTGAGCCTGCCCGAGCTGCGCACGCTGCGCCGCGACGCCCAGCGCGACGAAGCCGACCTCAGTTACGTACGGCGGCTGCTGCAGGGGCGGATCGACATCCTGCGGGCGGAGCTGACGCGGCGCACCCCGGTGGGCGCGGCCTCCGTGGCCGTACCCGCGGAGGCGTCCGTCGTCGAGCGGCTCGCGGAGATCCTGCGGGACTCCCCGGCCCGGCACCGTTCCTCCGCCCGTCATCTGACCCTCGGCACGCCGCGGGGCGAGGAGTACCGGCGGCTGGCCGCGGAGATGCTCGCCGAGGTCGAGCTGTCCGACCTGGACGCCCGGACGGACCTGGAGCTGAACACCGCGATGGGCCGGCTCGTGCGCTACGAGCAGCAGGTCTCCCGGCGGCGGCAGCGGCTCCAGCGCACCGCCGACGAGTGCAGCGCGGAGATCGCGCGCCGGTACCGCGAGGGGGAGGCCCAGGTCGACGACCTGCTCGTGTGAGGCTCCGCGGGCCCGGGGAGGGCCGGCGGTCGGATATTTACGCGACACCGACCGGCCCTCCGCCTAGCGTGAATCCATGACCGCCACTCCCCGCGCCGACGGCATCGACGTACGCCCCATCACCGAAGCCGAGTTCACCGACTGGCTGCGTGCCGTGAACACCGGCTTCCTGCGGGTGCCGGGCCCGTCCGAGGAGGAGATCGAGGGGCGTCGCCGGCAGTTCGTCCCCGGCCGTCATCTCGGCGCTTTCGACGGCGGCCGGTGCGTGGCGACCTTCCGGTCCTTCGACCAGGAACTCACGGCCGTGGGCGGGGCGAGCGTCCAGGCCGACGCCGTCTCCGGCGTCACCGTCACCGCCACCCACCGCCGCCGCGGGCTGCTCAGCCGGATGATGGCGCGGGACCTGGCGGCCGCGAAGGAGCGCGGGGACGTCGTCGCGACGCTGATCGCCGCCGAGTACCCGATCTACGGCCGGTACGGCTTCGGGCCGGCGACCTGGATGTCCGAGTGGACGGTCGACGTGCCCCGCGCCGGTCTCGACGCCCGCTGGGCGGGCCCGGCGGACGGCGGCCGGATCGACCTGGTGGACGGCGAGGACGTCCGCAAGCTCGGCCCGGAACTGCACGAGCGGCTGCGCCGCACCCAGCCCGGTGTGATCACGCGCGACGAGGTGTGGTGGAAGCTCAACACCGGCGCGCTGCGGTTCGACCCGTCGTGGAAGCTGCCCTTCTTCGCCGTGTACCGCTCGGCCTCCGGCGAGGTCGAGGGCATGGCCGCCTACGAGGTCGACGACCACTGGGGCGACGCCAAGCAGCCGTTGAACACGGCCACCGTGAGGTGGCTGCTCGGCGCGACCCCGGCCGCGGAGCGTGCCCTGTGGCAGTACCTGTGCTCCATCGACTGGGTCGTGACGGTCAAGAGCGGCTGGCGGGCGCCCGACGACCTGCTCCCGTTCCTCCTGCCGGATCCGCGGGCGGCCAGGATCACCTCGCTGTCGGACTGGCTGTGGGTGCGGATCCTCGACGTCGTACGGGCGCTTCAGGCGCGGACGTACGAGGGGGAGGGGACGCTGGTGCTGGAGGTCGCCGGCGTGGACGATCTGACCGGGGGGCGCTACCGGCTGGAGGCCTCGGCCGCCGGGGCGTCCTGCACGCCGACCACCGAGAGCGCGGAACTGACTCTCGGACTGGGCGAGTTGGCGGCGCTGTGGCTCGGTGACGAGTCGGCGGTGCGGCTGGCGGCGCTGGGCCGGGTCCAGGAAGAACGAGCGGGCGCCGCCCGGAAGGCCGACGCCCTGCTGCGCACGTCCAGGCGGCCTTGGTGCCCGGACATGTTCTGAGCCGCCCTCCTTCCGCCGACGACTGGGATCCCGCATCCGTAGCGAGCTGTCGGGGCTCCCGGCTCCCCTCCGGAAGGGAGCCCCATGATGGATGGCCAACCCCTTGAAGGCCTGACCATGTCACCCAAGTTGGCGACCAACTTCACTGTACTTATCTCCGCTTGGAAGCGGCTCATAACCACCTGGTGCTGAACTGCCGAAAGATGGCGGGAAGTTGTACTGTTTGGTTGTGGACCCGGAACACGCCTCCGTCAATGGACGGAAGAGGTCGCAGCGGCCACAGAGAACACATCGCGAGGTGGCCGACGAACTGCGCGCCCGGATCAGGTCAGGAGCACTGCGGCCGGGCGAACGCATGCCCACCCAGGCCCAACTGGCCCACGAGTTCGGTGTCGAGCGCGGTGCCGTACGCCAGGCCCTGCGCATCCTCCAGTCCGAGCGGCTGCTCACCAACGTGTCCAAGGGCAGCCCGGCGACCGTCGCCCCCGACCCCGCCAGGGCGCTGACCGGCCCGGAAGCCCCGCCCCTGCCCACCACTGTGGCCCTCGCACCCCGGATCGCCGAGGCCTTCGCCGCGGAGCACGTCGAGATCGACGCCGTGTGCCTGACCTCCATCTCCCTCACGCTCGCCATCGGCGAGCCGCTGCGGCAGATCCACGCCGGACGGCTGAAACCGGCCAAGGTCGACGTCCGGGTCCTGCTGCCGAGCCGGGACATCGACCTCGCCTTCCCGGTGCCGGTCGAGGGGTGCGGCGACGACTGGGTGCACGAGCGGTGGCTGGCGATGCGCAACGCCCAGGGGCAGGTCCTCCAGCACAACCTGCTGGCCCTGCGCTCCACGCACGGCATCGACGTGCACGTCACGTTCCGCGCGCTGCCCTTCACCCCACCGGTGAAGCTGTACCTGCTCAACAACACCGAGGCGCTGTTCGCGTACTACACGCTGATGCGCCGGGAGGCCGAGATCGACCACGAGCACCTGGAGATGTACGACGCCCAAGGCACCCAGTCGATGCTGTTCTCCTTCCAGCAGGGCCCCGGCCTGCGCGACACGACGTTCGTCGAGCAGTCGCACCTGTGGTTCAACGCGCTGTGGGAGACGATCAGTTCGGAACTGGTGCTCACGAGCTGACTCAGCGGGCGGGCCCCGTCATCAGCAGCGCGAGCACGACCGCTCCCGCCGAGCTGACGGCCGGGCTCTTGGCCTTGATGCCCACGGTGAGAAGGATCAGCCCGACGATTCCGGCCGGACCGTACTTCCACTGGACGAGCTGTTCGAAGGCGACGACGAAGGCGGCGGAGAGGAGAGCGAGGGCGGGCATCTGAGTTCCCCCTTCGGAAGCAAAACTTCCGCCAACTCAGGTGAGTTGGCAACCAACTCTGATTAAGTTGTCCCCGCTTGGCTACTAGCAATAAACAACTTTCAAACAACTCCCGTCAGATGGATCAGAGTTGTAGCGTTTGGTCGTGACCCAGGACAACATGGCGGAGAACGTGGCAGTGAACGGCAGCAGCAGGCTCTCGCCCCAGAAGATCGCCGACATCCTGCGGGAACGTATCCGCGCCGGTGACCTCAAGCCGGGCGACCGCCTGCCCACCCAGGCCGAACTGGCGGAGGAGTTCGGCGTGGAGCGCGGCGCCGTCCGCCAGGCCCTGCGGGCACTCCAGGAGGACGGCCTTCTCGCCGACGTCAGCAAGGGCAGCCCGCCGCGGATCGCCGCACCCGTTCCGGCCCGCGGCGAGCCCCAGCCGACGATGGTGGGCCTGGCGCCGCGGCTCACCGAGGCGTTCTCGGCCCGCCGGGTCCGCGTCGACGTCGTCTGCCACACCGCGGAGACCCTGATGGTCGCCATCGGCGAGCCGCTCCGCCTGATCCACGAAGGCCGGATCCGCCCCGAGTCGATCGACGTCCGCATCCTGGTCCCGTCCCGGGACATCGAACTGGCCTTCCCCGTCCCCGTGGAGGCGCACGGCGACGACAACCCGGTCCACACGCGGTGGCTGGCGATGCGCAACGCGCAGGGGCAGGTCCTCCAGCACAACCTGCTGGCCCTGCGCTCCACGCACGGCATCGACGTGCACGTCACGTTCCGCGCGCTGCCCTTCACCCCGCCCGTGAAGCTGTACCTGCTCAACGGGGAGGAGGCGCTGATCGGCTACTACATGCTGACCAGGCGCGCGGAGGAGTGGGGCAGCCAGACGCTGGACATGTACGACGTCCTCGGCTCCCAGTCGCTCCTCTTCTCCTTCGTGAAGCGGGCGGGCCTGCGGGACGCGGCGTTCGTGCAGGAATCCCAGAAGTGGTTCGACGCCCTCTGGGAAACCATCACCACGGACCTGACACTCTCCTAGTGACTTCTGATACGACACAGACTGGTTCGGCGACAGTCGAGAACGAGAACGATCAGCACCACCTTCCGACTCTGATCAAAAGCGCCCGTGTCGTGCTGTGGGACTTCGACGGGCCCATCTGCCGGCTGTTCGCCGGTCACTCGGCGGACCGGGTGGCGAGCGACCTGGTGTCCTGGCTGGAGAGCCGGGGTCTGCACGGTCTGCTGACCGAGACGGAACGCGAGTCGCTCGACCCGCAGGTCGTCCTGCGCGCCGTGGACCGCAGGCACCCCGGCAGCGACCTCGTCGCGGAGCTGGAGGAACGTCTCACCCAGGAGGAGCTGAGGGCCGCGTCCTCGGCGATGCCGACCCCGTACGCGGATCCGCTGATACGCACCTGGTCGGCGGTGGGCTCCGGCCTCGCGATCACCACCAACAACTCCCCGCGGGTGGTGCGCAAGTACCTCGAAACCCGGGGCCTCGTCGGCTGTTTCGCCCCCCACCTGTACGGCCGCACCCAGGAGCTCCACCTCCTGAAGCCGGACCCCCACTGCCTCAACCGGGCGCTGAACGCCATGGGCGCCGCCCCGGCCGACGCCCTGATGATCGGCGACACGCCCTCGGACCGCGAGGCCGCCGCCCGGGCCGGGGTGCCGTTCCTCGGGTACGCGAGCAACCCCCGCAAGGCCAAGCTCCTGAGGGAATCGGGAGCGGACGCGGTGATCGAGTCCCTGGAGCCCGTACTGGCGTTGCTGCGCGGCCAGTAGCGCCGGTTCACCTGAGAGGGGGTGAGTTCGGCTCGATAGCCGGGTTCTCCCCTGATGACGGTGTCCGGTGGAGTAACGTGCCTTCCCCCTTACACCATCCGCACCACCGGGGCAGGCTGAACCACCCAATGACACCCCCATCGGTCTCCGGTGCTCGGCAGCGAGCAGTCGAGATGAGTGGCGACCCGAACCTGGTCAAGGGGCCGCTCAAGGGGTACCACCACGAGACCTACGTCCTCGCGTTGCCCGGCGGGACACGAACCGTCAAGGTCCGCGAGCCGCGCTCCGAGATCCTGTGGTTCGACCGGAGGTGCTTCAAGTCGGAGGAGGCGCTGCTGCGCGCCCTCCAGGAGCACATCAGTCGCGTCCCCGGCATCGTCGATGTCGCCGGTATGGGCTTCCAGGACTTCATCGAGGGGCGGACGCTCGGTGAGCAGCGGCGGCCGGGGCGGCGCGTTCCCGACGCGGTGTTCGACCAGATCGTCGACCTCTTCCGGGAGATGGTGCGGGTCACGCCGGGCATGCTGAGTGTGCAGCGGCGCTGTGAGGACCGGGACCGCGCCGAGGACGGGGACAGCGACGGCTTTCTGGAACGTCTGATCGTCTTCGTCGAGGAGCAGGTCTACCGGAAGAACCACACGGCGTTCGCCGGCCTGTTCCGCGCGCTCGGTATCTCGGACGAATCGTTCACCCTCCTGAGGAAGCACGTGCTGGGGCTCCAGGAGCGCCCGTTCTGTCTCCTGCACGCGGATCTGCACCGGGAGAACCTCGTCCTCGACCCGGAGGGCCGGCTCTGGGTCATCGACTGGGAGCTGGCGATGCTGGGCGATCCGCTCTACGACCTGGCCACCCACCTCTACCTGATGCGCTATCCGGCCGATCAGGAGAGCCGTATGGTCCGTGAATGGTGCGACCTGGTCGAGAGGATCCGGCCGGGCAGCTCGTCCGGGTGGGAGCGGGACCTGCCGCTGATCCTCGACTTCAAGCGGGCGCAGTCGGTCTTCACCGACGTCATCCGGGTGTCGCTGTCCCTGCGCGAGGACGCCGCGTTCAACTGGGTGGCCCTGCCCGTGGCCGCCGGCAAGCTCCAGAAGATCCTCACCGCCGCCGCGCAGCCGCTCGGACTGGCGCAGGTGCCGAGCCGTTCGCAGATCATGGCCGCGCTGATCCGCTGGCACGGTTCCTGACGGGAACCCCGCCCCGCGGTACTGCGTAGGCTCGCCGCATGAGTGAGATCGGGCTGCGGGAGCGCAAGAAGCAGCGGATGTACCAGGTCGTGTCGGACATCGCGATCGGGCTCTTTCTGGAGAAGGGGTTCGACGCGGTGTCCGTCGCCGAGGTGGCGGCGGCGGCCGAGATCTCCAAGCCGACGCTGTTCCGGTACTTCCCGGCGAAGGAGGATCTGGTGCTGCACCGGATCGCCGACCACGAGGGCGAGGCCGCGCGGGTCGTGACGGAGGCCGAGGGGGAGCCCGTGGCGGCGTTGCGGCGGCACTTTCTGGAGGGGCTGGAGCGGTGCGATCCCGTGACCGGGCTCAACGACGATCCCCGGGTGCTCGCCTTCCACCGGCTGCTCTACGGGACCCCCTCCCTGGTGGCCCGGGCGCACACGCATCAGGAGCGGTCCGAGGCCGCGCTCGCCGAGGTGCTCGGGGGTGATCTCGACGCGCGGCTCGCGGCCGGGCAGATCATGGCCGTACAGCGGATCCTCGCGATGGAGAACTGGCGGCGGATCGCGGCGGGGGAGCGGGTGGCGGACGTACGGGCGGACGCGGTGGCGGCGGCTGAGCGGGCGTTCGGGTGGCTGGCGGCGGGGCTGCCGCCGCGCGTCCGGGTGGACCGGCCCAGTAGTGATACTGAGTAATAAATTTAACTCGGTTACGT from Streptomyces chartreusis NRRL 3882 harbors:
- the dtd gene encoding D-aminoacyl-tRNA deacylase, producing MRAVVQRVDGASVVVDGETVGAIEGEGLCVLVGVTHEDTKEKAAQLARKLWSVRMLHDEKSCSDIDAPLLVISQFTLYGDARKGRRPTWNAAAPGDVAEPLVDEVVAQLRSLGATVATGRFGAAMRVSLTNDGPFTVLIEI
- a CDS encoding HAD family hydrolase, whose product is MVRRPLGNHHHGPDTLLVTSDTTQTGSATVENENDQHHLPTLIKSARVVLWDFDGPICRLFAGHSADRVASDLVSWLESRGLHGLLTETERESLDPQVVLRAVDRRHPGSDLVAELEERLTQEELRAASSAMPTPYADPLIRTWSAVGSGLAITTNNSPRVVRKYLETRGLVGCFAPHLYGRTQELHLLKPDPHCLNRALNAMGAAPADALMIGDTPSDREAAARAGVPFLGYASNPRKAKLLRESGADAVIESLEPVLALLRGQ
- a CDS encoding TetR family transcriptional regulator, producing MSEIGLRERKKQRMYQVVSDIAIGLFLEKGFDAVSVAEVAAAAEISKPTLFRYFPAKEDLVLHRIADHEGEAARVVTEAEGEPVAALRRHFLEGLERCDPVTGLNDDPRVLAFHRLLYGTPSLVARAHTHQERSEAALAEVLGGDLDARLAAGQIMAVQRILAMENWRRIAAGERVADVRADAVAAAERAFGWLAAGLPPRVRVDRPSSDTE
- a CDS encoding GNAT family N-acetyltransferase codes for the protein MTATPRADGIDVRPITEAEFTDWLRAVNTGFLRVPGPSEEEIEGRRRQFVPGRHLGAFDGGRCVATFRSFDQELTAVGGASVQADAVSGVTVTATHRRRGLLSRMMARDLAAAKERGDVVATLIAAEYPIYGRYGFGPATWMSEWTVDVPRAGLDARWAGPADGGRIDLVDGEDVRKLGPELHERLRRTQPGVITRDEVWWKLNTGALRFDPSWKLPFFAVYRSASGEVEGMAAYEVDDHWGDAKQPLNTATVRWLLGATPAAERALWQYLCSIDWVVTVKSGWRAPDDLLPFLLPDPRAARITSLSDWLWVRILDVVRALQARTYEGEGTLVLEVAGVDDLTGGRYRLEASAAGASCTPTTESAELTLGLGELAALWLGDESAVRLAALGRVQEERAGAARKADALLRTSRRPWCPDMF
- a CDS encoding FadR/GntR family transcriptional regulator; the encoded protein is MVVDPEHASVNGRKRSQRPQRTHREVADELRARIRSGALRPGERMPTQAQLAHEFGVERGAVRQALRILQSERLLTNVSKGSPATVAPDPARALTGPEAPPLPTTVALAPRIAEAFAAEHVEIDAVCLTSISLTLAIGEPLRQIHAGRLKPAKVDVRVLLPSRDIDLAFPVPVEGCGDDWVHERWLAMRNAQGQVLQHNLLALRSTHGIDVHVTFRALPFTPPVKLYLLNNTEALFAYYTLMRREAEIDHEHLEMYDAQGTQSMLFSFQQGPGLRDTTFVEQSHLWFNALWETISSELVLTS
- a CDS encoding GntR family transcriptional regulator, which produces MAENVAVNGSSRLSPQKIADILRERIRAGDLKPGDRLPTQAELAEEFGVERGAVRQALRALQEDGLLADVSKGSPPRIAAPVPARGEPQPTMVGLAPRLTEAFSARRVRVDVVCHTAETLMVAIGEPLRLIHEGRIRPESIDVRILVPSRDIELAFPVPVEAHGDDNPVHTRWLAMRNAQGQVLQHNLLALRSTHGIDVHVTFRALPFTPPVKLYLLNGEEALIGYYMLTRRAEEWGSQTLDMYDVLGSQSLLFSFVKRAGLRDAAFVQESQKWFDALWETITTDLTLS
- a CDS encoding aminoglycoside phosphotransferase family protein; this translates as MSGDPNLVKGPLKGYHHETYVLALPGGTRTVKVREPRSEILWFDRRCFKSEEALLRALQEHISRVPGIVDVAGMGFQDFIEGRTLGEQRRPGRRVPDAVFDQIVDLFREMVRVTPGMLSVQRRCEDRDRAEDGDSDGFLERLIVFVEEQVYRKNHTAFAGLFRALGISDESFTLLRKHVLGLQERPFCLLHADLHRENLVLDPEGRLWVIDWELAMLGDPLYDLATHLYLMRYPADQESRMVREWCDLVERIRPGSSSGWERDLPLILDFKRAQSVFTDVIRVSLSLREDAAFNWVALPVAAGKLQKILTAAAQPLGLAQVPSRSQIMAALIRWHGS